A genome region from [Limnothrix rosea] IAM M-220 includes the following:
- a CDS encoding DUF2839 domain-containing protein, with protein MGEAKRRKKNLGDNYGKEERLYPWLPLTKTQVEQAYNLTTKGAWIGIGIMVAVWVTVRIIGPGFGWWVVD; from the coding sequence ATGGGAGAAGCTAAACGCCGAAAGAAGAACCTTGGGGATAACTACGGTAAAGAAGAACGTCTTTACCCTTGGTTGCCCCTCACGAAAACCCAAGTAGAGCAGGCTTACAATCTCACAACAAAAGGAGCTTGGATTGGTATCGGTATTATGGTCGCCGTCTGGGTGACTGTTCGAATTATTGGCCCCGGTTTTGGATGGTGGGTTGTTGACTAA
- a CDS encoding vWA domain-containing protein translates to MAEASLVENRDYTLIIDKSGSMYTSDLPVENKTRWEAAQESTLALARTCEKIDPDGITVYLFSGRFRRYDNVTSDKVIQVYAENDPMGRTDLASVLQDALDNYFTRKSTGEAKPNGETFLVVTDGEPDDCKAVMRVIIDATNKIDRDEEIGISLIQVGRDRKATAYLKALDDQLEQAGAKFDIVDTITIDEMSEMSLTEVLMNALID, encoded by the coding sequence ATGGCAGAAGCATCTTTAGTCGAAAACCGAGACTACACGCTCATCATTGATAAAAGTGGCAGTATGTACACCAGTGATTTGCCTGTAGAAAATAAAACACGTTGGGAGGCAGCACAGGAGTCAACCTTAGCCTTGGCTCGCACTTGTGAAAAAATTGACCCAGATGGCATTACTGTCTATCTGTTTTCTGGTCGATTCCGCCGTTATGACAACGTCACCTCTGATAAGGTCATACAGGTCTATGCAGAAAATGATCCGATGGGTCGGACTGATCTTGCTTCGGTTTTACAGGATGCGCTAGACAACTATTTCACACGGAAATCAACGGGGGAAGCAAAGCCCAATGGTGAAACTTTTCTTGTTGTCACTGACGGTGAACCAGATGATTGCAAGGCTGTAATGCGGGTCATTATCGATGCGACAAACAAAATTGACCGCGACGAAGAAATCGGTATTTCTCTCATTCAAGTGGGTCGGGATCGGAAGGCCACGGCTTATTTGAAGGCGCTTGATGATCAGCTGGAACAGGCTGGGGCAAAGTTTGACATTGTCGATACTATTACTATCGATGAGATGAGTGAAATGTCCCTAACTGAGGTGTTGATGAATGCGCTAATTGACTAG
- a CDS encoding AEC family transporter, with protein sequence MGVILLQLATIYGKLGLGIGAGWLFGKFSSEAIAKKIGQWLFWVGVPISVFAFVRQIDLSSSIWLAPTVAWLAMGLCLGSAWVWLRLTSHNLSKPARGSFLLTSTIGNTGYLGFPISLAIAGESMFGWALFYDLLGSLLWGYGIGVMVAAYYGETNATSFKNILKKMFIQAAINPAIWSLILGLALRSVVFPPLLERALHLIAWGVIMTAIALIGMRLSNLKNNSNISEIRSSLAIKMLLVPLLFALLLPLFGVPRNICLALILPMAMPPAFATLIVSETYQLDQELTVCSLATGTCLLPFTLPIWVILLS encoded by the coding sequence ATGGGCGTTATTCTGCTGCAACTGGCGACAATTTACGGCAAACTCGGACTGGGGATCGGTGCAGGCTGGCTCTTCGGGAAATTCTCCTCCGAGGCGATCGCCAAGAAAATCGGACAGTGGCTCTTTTGGGTAGGTGTGCCCATCAGCGTTTTTGCCTTTGTGCGGCAAATTGATTTAAGCAGTTCCATCTGGCTCGCTCCCACCGTCGCGTGGTTAGCGATGGGTCTTTGTCTTGGTTCCGCCTGGGTGTGGCTACGCTTAACTTCCCACAACCTTTCTAAACCCGCCCGTGGTAGCTTTCTCCTCACCTCCACCATCGGTAATACCGGCTATCTCGGCTTTCCCATTAGTTTGGCGATCGCCGGCGAATCCATGTTTGGTTGGGCGCTGTTTTACGATTTACTTGGTAGCCTACTGTGGGGTTACGGCATCGGGGTGATGGTAGCCGCCTACTACGGTGAAACCAACGCAACCTCTTTCAAAAATATTCTCAAAAAAATGTTCATCCAAGCTGCCATCAACCCCGCAATTTGGAGCTTGATTTTAGGGTTAGCGCTGCGTTCCGTTGTTTTTCCCCCACTGCTTGAGCGTGCCCTGCACCTCATTGCTTGGGGTGTCATCATGACGGCGATCGCTTTGATTGGGATGCGTCTGAGTAATCTCAAAAACAATTCAAATATCAGTGAAATTCGCAGTAGCCTCGCTATCAAAATGCTGCTTGTGCCATTGCTTTTTGCCTTGTTGTTGCCATTGTTTGGTGTACCCCGCAATATTTGCCTAGCCCTGATTCTCCCCATGGCGATGCCCCCAGCCTTTGCCACACTAATCGTCAGTGAAACCTACCAGCTCGATCAAGAATTAACCGTTTGCTCCCTAGCAACAGGCACTTGCCTATTACCCTTTACACTACCCATTTGGGTCATTCTATTAAGCTAA
- the recJ gene encoding single-stranded-DNA-specific exonuclease RecJ: MASTTWQLPSPVDLSDSFIDKVRQLTNGVGDRLVSQLLYQRGFTENNQAELIGFLNPDLYQPTSPFDFGQEMKWAMQRLGQAREQGEKIAIWGDFDADGVTATSVLWEGLGQFFPQNTQLTYYVPNRLTESHGLNNQGIDQLKKWGATLIVTCDTGSTNLAEIAYAKDLGIDIIVTDHHTLPGDRPDVLSIINPRYFADSHPLYHLSGVAVAYKLVEALYETLPDVPMQPVTNLLDLVAIGLIADLVALKGDCRYLAQMGIRQLQKQLNPQTCVHPGIMFLLQACRKNGDRPTDISFGIGPRINAVSRIHGDASFCVELLTSRDLSRCQRLAEQAESANTRRKEIQNIVVQQAKKQAATFDLSTTGVLVLGDRQWQGGVLGLVANQVAQEFGRPTILLTYDRDQDLWKGSARSVQGIDLYELVHSQAHLLHRFGGHPFAAGLSLKPENLELFKLGINQKARQLLGDRASQTTTQIDVDLVVNVGQLGTELFRELKCLEPCGMGNPVPKLLVKNCGLEVTKFHKLRDKFNRKLNYYKVDFALWDDTGEVDGICWGKHPEEIPQGNGYDLVVELDMVSINPREQKAIVRLLAIAPTSETTQDRSVNNLVDFRQKSEPKLSTKQYIVQQNCPATWQDLRLNYQRSLKQSKPLALAYDTPAIADPEEAFKVLIGIAKYLVKAKKIVPLETVQEKIDCGDRPLKLALEALINCGFDYELIDDNLSIQVVKKQDQPEKINHFQKAFLEEKFQQQYFCDVPLPVIQQALELAPADLS; encoded by the coding sequence ATGGCTTCGACAACTTGGCAATTACCATCTCCTGTTGATTTGTCCGATTCGTTTATCGATAAAGTGCGGCAATTAACCAATGGTGTCGGCGATCGCCTTGTTTCTCAGCTCCTCTATCAACGGGGTTTTACAGAAAATAATCAAGCAGAATTAATCGGTTTTCTGAATCCAGATTTGTACCAACCCACCTCTCCGTTTGACTTCGGGCAGGAAATGAAATGGGCAATGCAACGTTTGGGGCAGGCGCGGGAACAGGGCGAAAAGATTGCCATTTGGGGAGATTTTGATGCGGATGGCGTAACGGCAACCAGTGTGTTGTGGGAAGGTTTGGGGCAATTTTTTCCGCAAAATACCCAGCTCACCTATTATGTTCCCAATCGATTAACTGAATCCCACGGTTTAAACAATCAAGGTATTGATCAGCTCAAAAAATGGGGCGCAACCCTCATCGTCACCTGCGATACGGGTAGTACCAATCTGGCTGAAATTGCCTACGCCAAAGACTTGGGCATCGACATTATCGTCACCGATCACCACACATTGCCCGGCGATCGCCCTGATGTGTTGTCCATTATTAACCCGCGCTATTTTGCCGACAGTCACCCGCTGTATCACCTGTCGGGCGTTGCCGTTGCCTACAAACTGGTCGAAGCGCTCTACGAAACTTTGCCGGATGTGCCGATGCAGCCCGTCACCAATCTGCTCGACTTGGTGGCGATTGGTTTAATTGCGGATTTAGTTGCCCTCAAAGGAGATTGCCGTTACTTGGCGCAAATGGGTATTCGTCAATTGCAAAAACAGCTTAATCCCCAAACCTGTGTCCATCCGGGCATCATGTTTTTATTGCAAGCTTGTCGGAAAAATGGCGATCGCCCCACTGATATTTCCTTTGGCATTGGCCCCCGCATTAATGCAGTGAGTCGGATTCACGGGGATGCGAGTTTTTGTGTGGAGCTACTCACTAGCCGCGATTTGAGCCGTTGCCAACGCTTGGCCGAACAAGCAGAATCTGCCAATACTCGCCGTAAAGAAATCCAAAATATTGTGGTGCAACAGGCAAAAAAACAAGCCGCAACTTTCGATCTTTCAACAACTGGCGTTCTCGTTTTAGGCGATCGCCAATGGCAGGGGGGCGTGTTGGGTTTAGTGGCAAATCAAGTGGCGCAAGAGTTTGGACGACCAACAATTTTACTCACCTACGACCGAGATCAAGATTTGTGGAAAGGTTCAGCGCGATCGGTGCAGGGCATTGATTTGTATGAGCTCGTCCATTCCCAAGCCCATCTGTTACACCGTTTTGGCGGCCACCCCTTTGCGGCAGGACTCAGTTTAAAGCCCGAAAATCTTGAGCTATTCAAACTCGGTATTAATCAAAAAGCGCGGCAATTGCTCGGCGATCGCGCCAGCCAAACGACAACACAAATTGATGTGGATTTAGTGGTTAACGTCGGGCAATTGGGCACAGAGCTATTTCGCGAACTGAAGTGCCTTGAACCGTGCGGTATGGGTAATCCTGTGCCAAAACTCTTAGTAAAAAATTGTGGTTTAGAAGTTACAAAATTCCACAAGCTGCGGGACAAATTTAACCGCAAGCTGAACTATTACAAAGTTGATTTTGCATTGTGGGATGATACGGGCGAGGTGGATGGGATTTGTTGGGGCAAACATCCCGAAGAGATTCCCCAAGGCAACGGCTACGATCTGGTGGTAGAGCTGGATATGGTCAGTATTAACCCCAGAGAACAAAAGGCAATAGTACGACTCTTGGCGATCGCCCCAACTTCCGAAACGACCCAAGATCGGAGCGTCAATAATCTCGTTGACTTTCGCCAAAAATCTGAACCTAAACTGAGCACAAAACAATATATTGTCCAGCAGAATTGCCCTGCGACATGGCAGGATTTACGCTTGAATTATCAACGCTCCCTCAAACAATCTAAACCCTTAGCTTTGGCTTACGACACTCCGGCGATCGCCGATCCAGAAGAGGCTTTTAAAGTACTCATTGGCATCGCCAAATATTTAGTTAAAGCGAAAAAAATTGTGCCCTTAGAAACAGTTCAGGAAAAGATAGATTGCGGCGATCGCCCCTTAAAATTAGCCCTAGAAGCCCTAATCAATTGCGGTTTTGATTATGAATTAATTGACGATAATCTCAGTATTCAAGTAGTAAAAAAACAAGATCAACCCGAGAAAATCAATCACTTTCAAAAGGCATTTTTAGAAGAAAAATTTCAACAACAATACTTTTGTGATGTGCCGCTCCCTGTTATCCAACAAGCCCTAGAGCTAGCGCCCGCCGATTTAAGTTAA
- a CDS encoding PD-(D/E)XK nuclease family protein, translating into MFYVSQAHLQRFQDCPPSFQKAYLDQLATPLNPVQQQKQEWGIRFHLAMQQLHAGFALEHVTHDPKLRISLQSLLAKIPHFHTQSDDCHSAAEYRQTWAKQDFLLTIICDWIVFGSQTLEIHDWKTYRQPKRPEKLQNHWQTKLYLYLMATTTAYQPEQLSMTYWFIEAGGKPEFLTFNYSQAWHKKISQELDQLLEDLTASLENYFEQNQPFQHSDGANCFYCLSQQKNGRSPKSSLLNIDLDQLLESTEAIEI; encoded by the coding sequence ATGTTTTACGTTTCCCAAGCCCATCTCCAGAGATTTCAAGACTGTCCCCCCAGCTTTCAGAAAGCCTATCTTGACCAACTCGCCACACCGCTCAATCCTGTCCAACAGCAAAAACAAGAATGGGGTATTCGCTTTCACCTCGCCATGCAGCAACTCCATGCAGGCTTTGCCCTAGAACATGTCACCCATGATCCCAAACTGCGCATTTCACTCCAATCGCTGTTAGCAAAAATTCCCCATTTTCATACTCAATCCGATGATTGCCACTCCGCTGCGGAATATCGTCAAACTTGGGCGAAACAAGATTTTTTACTCACCATTATTTGTGACTGGATTGTTTTTGGTAGTCAGACCCTAGAGATTCACGATTGGAAGACCTACCGCCAGCCGAAACGCCCCGAAAAATTGCAAAACCATTGGCAGACAAAATTGTATTTGTATCTAATGGCAACAACAACGGCCTATCAACCGGAGCAGTTATCGATGACCTATTGGTTTATTGAAGCGGGCGGAAAACCAGAATTTTTAACCTTTAACTATTCACAAGCGTGGCACAAAAAAATCTCCCAAGAACTTGATCAACTTTTAGAGGATTTAACAGCGAGTTTAGAAAATTATTTTGAGCAAAATCAGCCTTTTCAACATAGTGATGGGGCGAATTGTTTCTATTGTCTCAGTCAGCAAAAAAATGGGCGATCGCCAAAATCTTCCCTCTTAAATATTGATCTCGACCAACTACTCGAAAGTACTGAAGCAATCGAAATCTAA
- a CDS encoding M16 family metallopeptidase: protein MPYSPEPNPVQIFTLDSGLQVIHQYLPAASVVVSDIWVKAGAIAEPPEWEGMAHFLEHMVFKGSDQVCPGEFDHIIENRGGTSNAATSYDYAHFFITTARDQLSETLPHLGDILLNATIPDEEFIRERLVVLEEINISNDDPDWLAFQELNRTLYARHPYGRSILGQEQQLCEYTPNQMRCFHRTHYQPQNMTVSLIGNIPAEPAIELLEKTFAKFPVPAECPPFSVEAEPPLIEMRRSEVRFPNIEVSRLIMGWLCDGIDNFEDAVGLDVLSIILAGTVSSWLVQELREKRHWVMDISSGFSLQRDSSLFTIQAWLDEAQIPDVEKLIGDRLNYLQNHTVSEVELNRSKSILCNDHIFSMETPSQLAGLYGYYHTLGELNHAHLYPQLVRRLTANDLQRLARQYLSPERCAIVTMNPH from the coding sequence TTGCCCTATTCCCCTGAACCAAATCCCGTGCAGATTTTCACCCTTGATAGCGGTTTACAGGTGATTCACCAATATTTACCTGCCGCGTCAGTCGTTGTGAGTGATATTTGGGTAAAAGCCGGGGCGATCGCCGAACCACCGGAATGGGAAGGGATGGCGCATTTTTTAGAGCACATGGTTTTTAAAGGCTCTGACCAAGTTTGTCCCGGTGAATTTGACCACATTATCGAAAATCGCGGCGGCACGAGTAATGCGGCGACAAGCTACGATTACGCCCATTTTTTTATCACCACCGCCCGCGATCAACTAAGCGAAACCCTGCCCCATCTGGGGGATATTTTATTAAATGCCACCATTCCCGACGAAGAATTTATCCGCGAGCGATTGGTGGTGCTGGAAGAAATTAATATCAGCAATGACGATCCCGATTGGCTAGCCTTTCAAGAATTAAACCGGACACTCTATGCCCGCCATCCCTACGGACGCTCGATTTTGGGACAGGAGCAACAACTGTGTGAATATACCCCCAACCAGATGCGCTGTTTTCACCGCACGCATTATCAGCCCCAAAATATGACGGTGAGTCTGATCGGTAATATTCCCGCTGAACCAGCCATTGAGCTCCTCGAAAAGACTTTTGCTAAATTCCCTGTGCCCGCGGAATGTCCACCCTTTAGCGTGGAAGCAGAACCGCCTTTGATTGAAATGCGCCGCAGCGAAGTTCGTTTCCCCAATATTGAAGTGTCGCGCCTGATTATGGGCTGGCTCTGTGATGGCATTGATAATTTTGAGGATGCCGTCGGGTTAGATGTTTTATCGATTATTTTGGCGGGAACGGTTTCGTCATGGCTAGTGCAAGAGCTACGGGAAAAACGCCATTGGGTCATGGATATTAGTAGTGGGTTTTCGTTGCAGCGAGATTCAAGTTTGTTTACCATCCAAGCTTGGCTAGATGAGGCACAAATTCCTGATGTGGAAAAATTAATCGGCGATCGCCTGAATTATCTCCAAAATCACACCGTGTCTGAGGTGGAGCTAAACCGCTCTAAATCGATTCTTTGTAACGATCATATTTTCTCCATGGAAACGCCAAGCCAACTGGCGGGACTCTACGGCTACTATCACACCCTCGGAGAACTGAACCATGCCCATCTATATCCGCAATTAGTGCGACGGTTAACGGCCAATGATCTACAGCGTCTTGCTCGCCAATATTTGTCGCCGGAACGCTGCGCCATTGTGACCATGAATCCCCATTAG
- a CDS encoding S-layer homology domain-containing protein: MRQSFTPLSMLQPLLYVNPELGDDENSGSAHAPLKTISTAIKRSTSDCVIHLASGHYTRKGGELFPLILPSGVQLIGDIASQGDGVIIRGSGIYNSDRLKAQNVAIAMAPDSALKGVTVINLERKSTGVWIEAGRVEIENNCFQHCRREAIFAAGTSKALIFDNLFLDNKGNAIFMANNAKGEICHNQFQGNQYAIALNESAAPFIAHNRIAQNQVGVFIAKQTRPVLRRNIIELNQEFGIVISGNAQPDLGLTQDPAGNIIRQNMEADLRNKTDEVVISVGNDLNPVTTAGMVEFAAAAVPVTKMGMTPFRDVLSHWAEPFIQVLVENDYLQGFPDGTFRPDAPLTRAEYAALLARCFDLPRPLGAQDAEFEDIDDGFWGKGAIAKAVTMGFLIGYPDDTFRPQAPLTRLQAIISLAKGLGLKGGNPKVLQAYGDRPLIPSYALNAVAAATQNSLIVNYPKQSRLQPLHDITRGEMAALLHQALVVNQKLPRLHSEHIVDPLPYLPTFSDVTFHWARPFITAIANLGLVQGYEDGSFHPDALLKRAEFASLLSDIFAPPPVRPASIFFDVPSDFWAANAIQQVYRGGFVSGFPDQTFHPHQGLRRVHVILALANGLNLPSAKIDESLNYYLDADEIPDYARQAVAAATQANLIVNYPDPKILNPNDEATRAEAIALCYQALVYLDQATEIASSAIVRFISALSD; the protein is encoded by the coding sequence ATGCGTCAATCTTTTACTCCCCTCTCCATGTTGCAGCCATTGCTCTACGTAAATCCTGAACTTGGTGACGACGAAAATAGCGGTAGTGCGCATGCGCCACTGAAAACGATTTCAACAGCCATTAAACGTTCGACTTCTGACTGTGTGATTCATCTGGCTTCCGGCCACTACACTCGCAAAGGAGGGGAATTATTTCCATTGATTTTGCCCAGTGGGGTACAGCTTATTGGTGATATTGCCAGCCAGGGTGATGGGGTGATTATTCGTGGGAGCGGCATTTACAATAGCGATCGCCTCAAGGCTCAAAATGTGGCGATCGCCATGGCTCCTGATAGCGCTTTAAAAGGAGTAACGGTGATTAATCTAGAGCGCAAAAGTACTGGGGTATGGATTGAAGCGGGCAGAGTCGAAATTGAAAATAACTGTTTTCAGCACTGTCGCCGGGAGGCCATTTTTGCGGCAGGAACCAGTAAGGCTCTGATTTTTGACAATTTGTTTCTCGACAACAAAGGTAATGCCATTTTTATGGCAAACAACGCCAAAGGAGAAATTTGTCATAACCAGTTTCAAGGCAATCAATATGCCATCGCCCTCAATGAGTCAGCAGCGCCTTTTATTGCCCATAATCGCATCGCCCAAAATCAAGTGGGTGTTTTCATTGCCAAACAAACGCGACCCGTTTTACGCCGTAATATCATCGAGCTAAATCAAGAATTTGGGATCGTGATCAGTGGTAACGCCCAGCCAGACCTCGGTTTAACCCAAGATCCGGCGGGCAATATTATTCGCCAAAATATGGAAGCTGACCTACGCAATAAAACCGATGAAGTCGTGATTTCTGTTGGCAATGATCTCAATCCAGTGACGACGGCGGGCATGGTGGAGTTTGCAGCAGCGGCAGTGCCTGTCACAAAAATGGGGATGACTCCTTTTCGGGATGTGTTGAGTCATTGGGCAGAACCGTTTATTCAAGTTTTAGTGGAAAACGATTATTTACAGGGTTTTCCCGATGGTACTTTTCGACCGGATGCGCCCTTAACTCGTGCTGAATATGCGGCACTCTTGGCAAGGTGTTTTGATTTGCCCCGTCCCCTCGGTGCTCAAGACGCAGAGTTTGAAGATATTGACGATGGTTTTTGGGGGAAAGGGGCGATCGCCAAAGCGGTGACGATGGGATTTTTGATTGGCTATCCCGATGATACCTTCCGTCCCCAAGCGCCATTGACGCGATTACAGGCGATTATTTCCCTCGCAAAGGGATTGGGTTTAAAAGGTGGCAATCCAAAAGTGCTCCAAGCCTATGGCGATCGCCCGTTAATTCCGAGCTATGCCCTGAATGCCGTTGCGGCGGCTACCCAAAACAGCCTCATCGTAAATTATCCAAAGCAAAGTCGATTACAGCCATTGCATGATATTACGCGGGGAGAAATGGCGGCACTACTCCACCAAGCGCTGGTGGTAAACCAGAAATTACCTCGTCTCCATTCTGAGCACATTGTTGATCCATTGCCCTATTTACCTACCTTTAGTGATGTGACCTTCCACTGGGCAAGGCCTTTTATTACGGCGATCGCCAACCTTGGTTTAGTGCAGGGCTATGAAGACGGTTCTTTTCATCCCGATGCCCTCCTAAAACGTGCCGAATTTGCGTCGCTGTTAAGTGATATTTTTGCGCCGCCGCCTGTACGTCCTGCCAGTATCTTTTTTGATGTGCCGAGTGATTTTTGGGCGGCTAATGCCATTCAGCAAGTGTACCGAGGCGGTTTTGTCTCCGGGTTTCCCGATCAAACCTTTCACCCCCACCAAGGATTACGGCGAGTGCATGTGATCTTAGCCCTAGCGAATGGCTTAAATTTACCGTCAGCAAAAATCGATGAATCGCTAAATTATTATCTCGATGCCGATGAGATTCCCGATTACGCGCGCCAAGCTGTGGCGGCTGCCACCCAAGCGAATTTGATTGTGAATTATCCCGATCCCAAAATCCTCAATCCTAACGATGAAGCCACCCGCGCCGAGGCGATCGCCCTGTGTTACCAAGCCCTTGTGTATCTAGATCAGGCGACAGAAATCGCCTCATCGGCAATCGTTAGATTTATTTCAGCATTATCTGATTAA
- a CDS encoding LysR family transcriptional regulator: protein MRLEQLEAFLAIAATGNFGQAAKQCSVTQSTVSRQIQSLETTMGTPLFHRNAQVKLTLAGERFLPYARKICGSWNNAKKEIDELISGKQSELCIAAIHSVCAYHLPPVLKRFYRMYPQTQLRVTALGSDRALKVLRDNLIDVAIVMNNRFLTSSPDMVVQTLYRESIEVLVSKEHPLADKPVLSWKDLADYPQVVFKDGYGMQRYVQDQLNKQGLSTGTTVELNSLDAFRGVVRQGDMLALLPQSALIEAERDPDLVVIPLADAKDFREVVLVTTSDRLEIPPIQYFCNQIIQCISKSPTNSPLSA from the coding sequence ATGAGACTTGAACAGCTAGAGGCTTTTTTGGCGATCGCCGCCACCGGAAATTTTGGACAGGCCGCCAAACAATGCAGTGTGACCCAATCGACCGTCAGTCGGCAGATCCAGAGCCTAGAAACGACGATGGGCACGCCTCTATTTCACCGTAATGCCCAAGTAAAATTGACCCTTGCAGGAGAGCGATTTTTACCCTACGCCCGCAAAATCTGTGGCAGTTGGAATAATGCCAAAAAAGAAATCGACGAACTGATTTCCGGTAAACAATCAGAACTGTGTATCGCGGCCATTCATTCCGTCTGTGCCTACCATTTGCCCCCAGTGCTAAAGCGGTTTTATCGCATGTATCCCCAAACCCAACTACGTGTTACAGCCCTAGGCAGCGATCGTGCCCTTAAGGTATTACGGGATAACCTCATCGATGTGGCGATCGTCATGAACAATCGCTTTTTAACCTCCAGTCCCGACATGGTGGTGCAGACCCTTTATCGCGAAAGTATTGAAGTCTTAGTCAGTAAAGAACATCCCCTTGCCGACAAACCAGTTCTCTCCTGGAAAGACCTTGCCGACTATCCCCAAGTGGTTTTTAAGGACGGCTATGGCATGCAGCGTTATGTCCAAGACCAGCTCAACAAACAGGGCTTATCTACTGGTACAACTGTCGAGCTGAATAGCTTAGATGCCTTTCGCGGCGTTGTCCGTCAAGGCGACATGTTAGCTTTATTGCCCCAGTCAGCCCTCATTGAAGCAGAGCGCGATCCAGACTTAGTTGTGATTCCCCTAGCTGATGCGAAGGATTTTCGAGAAGTCGTTTTAGTGACCACCAGCGATCGCCTAGAGATTCCGCCGATCCAATATTTCTGTAACCAGATTATTCAGTGCATCAGCAAATCCCCAACAAATTCGCCCCTTAGCGCTTGA
- the apcB gene encoding allophycocyanin subunit beta: MQDAVTSLIRNYDTTGRYFDRNAIDYLKSYFDTGADRVKTALVVNSNSADIVKFAANQLFEAVPELLLAGGNAYTTRRYSACLRDMDYYLRYGTYAIIAGNSDVLNERVLQGLRETYNSLSVPIGPTVRGIQFLKEAIKSAAAEAGITNTSFVDEPFDHMTRELSEIDI; the protein is encoded by the coding sequence ATGCAGGACGCTGTTACAAGTCTGATCAGAAATTACGATACAACCGGGCGTTACTTCGACCGTAATGCCATTGACTACCTCAAAAGCTATTTTGATACTGGTGCTGACCGAGTGAAAACAGCGTTAGTGGTGAATAGCAACTCTGCGGATATCGTCAAGTTTGCGGCAAACCAACTTTTTGAGGCTGTCCCAGAACTACTGCTGGCTGGTGGTAATGCCTATACCACTCGTCGCTATTCTGCTTGCTTGCGGGATATGGACTACTATCTGCGCTATGGCACCTACGCGATTATTGCTGGGAACTCTGATGTTCTAAATGAGCGGGTACTTCAGGGTCTTAGAGAGACTTATAATTCCCTCAGTGTGCCGATTGGACCTACTGTTCGTGGTATTCAATTTCTAAAGGAAGCGATCAAATCAGCGGCGGCGGAAGCTGGCATTACTAACACTTCTTTTGTTGATGAGCCGTTTGACCATATGACGCGGGAACTCAGCGAAATCGATATCTAA
- a CDS encoding DMT family transporter — protein MTANLSKDTFIKFPLVLIAPFFLWGTAMVAMKGVLEVTSPLFLASIRLVPAGILVLLFARMMGREQKISAEGWIWICGFALIDGLMFQGFLAEGLVKTGAGLGSVMIDSQPLAVALLSSWLFGERIGLWGWLGLTIGILGISLIGIPDDWIFAIAHGDFSFLQVENLEVSGEVLMLGASLSMAVGTILIRYVSRYVDPVVATGWHMIIGGLPLLIASGFLETQQWQNIDLSGWLALSYATIFGSAIAYSLFFLLASKGNLTSLSALTFLTPIFALIFGHLLLSEELSNLQWFGVALTLVSIYLINQRERIAKQWRSLTPDTVIESSVSAVDKEHSQVK, from the coding sequence ATGACCGCCAATTTATCGAAGGACACATTTATCAAATTTCCTTTGGTGTTAATCGCGCCCTTTTTCCTATGGGGCACAGCAATGGTCGCCATGAAAGGAGTTTTAGAAGTTACTTCCCCTCTATTTCTCGCATCAATACGTTTAGTGCCAGCCGGCATTTTAGTACTATTATTTGCCCGAATGATGGGTCGCGAGCAAAAAATTTCAGCAGAAGGCTGGATTTGGATCTGTGGATTTGCCCTCATTGATGGCCTCATGTTTCAGGGATTTCTAGCAGAAGGTCTCGTCAAAACTGGCGCAGGCTTAGGATCCGTGATGATTGATTCACAGCCCCTTGCCGTCGCCCTACTTTCGAGCTGGCTATTTGGAGAACGCATCGGTCTGTGGGGGTGGCTCGGTTTGACCATCGGCATTCTCGGCATTAGCTTAATTGGCATTCCCGACGACTGGATTTTTGCCATAGCCCATGGTGATTTTTCCTTTTTACAGGTTGAAAACCTTGAAGTTAGTGGCGAAGTTTTAATGTTGGGCGCTTCACTATCAATGGCGGTGGGGACGATTTTAATTCGCTATGTCAGTCGTTATGTTGATCCAGTAGTGGCCACAGGTTGGCACATGATTATTGGTGGTCTGCCCCTCTTAATTGCCTCTGGTTTTCTAGAAACACAACAGTGGCAAAATATTGATCTTTCTGGCTGGCTGGCTCTGAGTTACGCCACAATTTTTGGGAGCGCGATCGCCTACAGTTTATTCTTTTTACTAGCATCAAAAGGCAATCTAACAAGCCTGAGCGCCCTCACCTTTCTTACCCCCATTTTCGCCTTGATTTTCGGTCATCTGTTACTCTCCGAAGAACTGAGTAATCTCCAGTGGTTTGGCGTGGCATTGACCCTTGTGAGCATCTATTTAATTAATCAACGGGAACGTATCGCAAAGCAGTGGCGATCCCTCACCCCCGATACAGTTATAGAGTCTTCAGTTTCAGCGGTAGACAAAGAACATAGCCAAGTTAAGTGA